The following is a genomic window from Salinibacterium sp. UTAS2018.
TTTGGCACCGTGATCGATTCAGAGGCTGCTCATGTTCGCGAAGCGCTGCGCCTCGCCTTCGCCGGCGCCACTGACGAGCGCGTTCAGATTCCCGAGTTCTAGGCCCCGGCCTCACTTAGCTTTCACGCAGCCCCGTGGTTCGCCGCTGCAGCTGCCGTGGTCAAGCGAAGCGTTCGCCGCAACACCGTCGCCCCCCCCCTAACGCAACAACGGCGACCCGTCTGAAGACGAGTCGCCGTTGCAACTGAAACTGTGGAAGCCGAGTGGCTAGCCGAACAGGGTCCAGAGACCCCAGTCCTCTACGCGCCAGCTGATCCAGCCGTTTTCGCGCTGCAAGCTCACCAGAATCGAGTCGCTCTGCCCATTTGCGGGCTTCACTGCGCGACACGTAAAGGTGTCACCGATCAGCACCGGCGGTGTCGCCGGGCAGTCGAGTTCAATGTTTGCACCGAGCGCTGACGCCTGCGCCTGAATCGAATCTTCGATCTGACCGCTAAACGTCTGCGGGATGAGCGAAATGATGAGCCCCGGAAGAATCAGCATGCCGATTACGAGCGAGACGAGAGTTGCTGACCAAGTGGCGATCGGGGCGATGCCCTTACCGGTCTCGCGCATAGTGCGGATACCGCGCATGACCAGGTAGACCGGTGCGGTCAAGAATGCCCACGCAGCATTTGCGGGGTTCTCGTGACCCCAGACCTGCAGAAGCAGGTTGTCGTACGCGGCAAGGCCGAGAACCACAATGTAGGGAGCGATCCAGACAACGAGCAGCAGCGGCAGGTTCGCACCGAGCCCCGCACCCGCGATGAGGAACATGCTGGTCAGGAGTTGCACGAGCGGCAAAATGGCGATGAGCCACACTGCTGCGTTGTAAGTACGGTGTTGGCGGATCTCGCGCTCAGGCGCTGCCTCTTCTTCGGCATAGGAACTCAGCGTGGATGCGCCGGGCATAGTGTTCGCGTGAGCGGCGGCAGCCTTAGGCAGCAGCAGAGGTTCGTCGACTTCGCGCGTCTCGTCGGCCGGAGCTTCGAGTTCACGCAGTGTCATCGCCAGTAGAGGCTGAGCGCTGAGTTCATCATGAACGGGCGCCGTCTCTGGCTCCGGTTCGCTCAGAGTCTCGGTGGTCAGGAAGCCTTCGGCACCATCGCGATCGCTATCGCGCTGCGAGCGACGTGACGGGTACCCGCCGATGTCATCCTCGAAGTCGTCATCGTCATCCGCAAAGGCCAGCTTGGTCGCTGACGGCTGCACAACGATAGGGGCACGGGCGTCTGAGGTGTGCTCAGTCCACGCTTGGGCATCCCACCAACGCAACTGGGGCAAACCTAGAGGGTCTGGGTACCATCCCGCTGGCACACCGAAACTGTTGTCTTCCACGTGGAACAGAGTAACTGGCTCAGACAGGGGATAGAAAGGCCTGTTTATAACATTGATGGCGGCGTGAGTCTGGATGTAACCCTAAAGAGTGCCGAAATTGGCTGTAAATGGTCTATTTTGACCCATTTGTCCCCTGAACTGGGTCAGCGGTTGAACCAAACTAGTTCGGTCCCGCGGGAAGAAAAAATCAGGCGCGGCGACGCCCGTCACG
Proteins encoded in this region:
- a CDS encoding DUF2510 domain-containing protein, whose translation is MEDNSFGVPAGWYPDPLGLPQLRWWDAQAWTEHTSDARAPIVVQPSATKLAFADDDDDFEDDIGGYPSRRSQRDSDRDGAEGFLTTETLSEPEPETAPVHDELSAQPLLAMTLRELEAPADETREVDEPLLLPKAAAAHANTMPGASTLSSYAEEEAAPEREIRQHRTYNAAVWLIAILPLVQLLTSMFLIAGAGLGANLPLLLVVWIAPYIVVLGLAAYDNLLLQVWGHENPANAAWAFLTAPVYLVMRGIRTMRETGKGIAPIATWSATLVSLVIGMLILPGLIISLIPQTFSGQIEDSIQAQASALGANIELDCPATPPVLIGDTFTCRAVKPANGQSDSILVSLQRENGWISWRVEDWGLWTLFG